A window of the Sabethes cyaneus chromosome 1, idSabCyanKW18_F2, whole genome shotgun sequence genome harbors these coding sequences:
- the LOC128745408 gene encoding UDP-N-acetylglucosamine transferase subunit ALG13 homolog: protein MRRITYERVFVTVGTTQFEELIDKITEQAIVDELRRLGCRKLHLQIGRGKDPIISKAIFGNDIEVKLFDLKTSIIEDIQQADLVISHAGAGSCIEVLGAGKPLIVVVNERLMDNHQTELAEQLSQDGYLLYCTPSTLCNTLTEANFDQLKKFPPGSTADFTKYLDKFMGY from the coding sequence ATGAGACGCATCACATATGAGAGAGTATTCGTTACTGTCGGAACCACACAATTCGAAGAACTGATTGATAAAATCACGGAACAAGCAATAGTTGATGAATTGCGACGATTAGGTTGCCGTAAATTGCATCTTCAGATAGGGCGTGGCAAAGATCCGATCATCTCCAAAGCCATATTCGGCAACGACATTGAAGTAAAGCTTTTTGACCTAAAAACTAGCATTATAGAAGATATTCAGCAGGCTGATCTTGTAATAAGCCATGCAGGTGCCGGTAGCTGCATTGAAGTTTTGGGAGCAGGAAAGCCACTCATTGTAGTAGTTAACGAACGGTTAATGGACAACCATCAAACCGAGCTTGCAGAACAGTTGTCGCAGGACGGCTATCTGTTATATTGCACACCGTCCACTCTATGTAATACTTTGACCGAAGCAAACTTTGATCAACTGAAGAAGTTTCCTCCTGGTTCAACTGCAGACTTCACTAAATATTTGGATAAATTTATGGGTTATTAA